The Megalops cyprinoides isolate fMegCyp1 chromosome 10, fMegCyp1.pri, whole genome shotgun sequence genome window below encodes:
- the LOC118784208 gene encoding glutathione S-transferase kappa 1-like: protein MSGSRKVIELFYDVVSPYSWLGFEVLCRYRNVWNIDLKFRPAFLGGIMQGSGNKPPGLVPNKFLYMGKDLTRLGQYFGVPLAFPADPFEAMFKKGSLSAMRFITAVAESREGRDADVEKVSRELWMRIWSRDEDITLPASVAEAGQKAGLPASEVQELLQQASSQKIKDKLKSTTQEALGHGAFGFPLAICHVNGKKEMFFGSDRFELMAHCIGEKWVGPQPTQPSAKI from the exons ATGTCGGGTTCCAGAAAAGTAATCGAACTTTTCTATGACGTCGTATCGCCCTACTCTTGGCTGGGGTTCGAG GTCCTCTGTCGCTACAGAAATGTGTGGAATATTGACCTTAAGTTCCGCCCAGCATTTTTGGGGGGGATCATGCAGGGCTCAG GCAACAAGCCCCCAGGTCTAGTCCCTAACAAGTTTCTTTACATGGGAAAAGACTTGACTCGGCTGGGACAGTACTTTGGCGTTCCCCTTGCTTTCCCAGCTGACCCCTTTGAGGCCATGTTCAAAAAAG gctcCCTGTCGGCCATGCGCTTCATCACAGCGGTGGCAGAGAGTCGGGAGGGAAGAGACGCAGACGTGGAGAAGGTCTCCAGGGAGCTGTGGATGAGGATCTGGAGCCGCGACGAAGACATCACCCTGCCAGCCTCAGTCGCTGAG GCAGGCCAGAAGGCGGGACTTCCAGCCAGTGAAGTACAGGAGCTCTTGCAACAGGCCAGCTCTCAGAAAATCAAGGACAAACTGAAGAGCACAACCCAGGAAGCGCTAGGTCACGGG GCATTTGGATTTCCTCTGGCCATATGTCACGTAAATGGGAAGAAGGAGATGTTTTTCGGGTCCGATCGATTCGAGCTCATGGCGCACTGCATAG gagaGAAGTGGGTGGGACCTCAACCAACTCAGCCAAGTGCCAAAATTTGA
- the si:ch1073-90m23.1 gene encoding rap1 GTPase-activating protein 2 produces MERERRNDKFFSRKRSFTFGAYGGVDRFICTSETRRPESIEHSILDILDSPTNESKSLLSTTTSQRVTELFEIIEKLQGSRLDEQRCEFPPPLKLLRISGSLPLILPPKSGGYWIDPPLEKFVETSPTSSIAGCGIESYDIMERDSEAKIYREFFRSKYHHSFTAVDPSLGSLVLSVCLEEEEKRLRAILRMKECTLHGVFSLSLFSQFPSAVELAKMLCDTVTVSTFESVSYLKAPELITAFDEHRVSQNFKFGVLYQKEGQLTEEDILSNNEESEEFKDFLSILGETVKLQGFTGFRGGLDVCHGQTGSDAVVTSFCEREIMFHVATKLPFTEGDTQQLQRKRHIGNDIVALVYQEGPAPFISDIISSHFLHCFIVVRRVSRGGGNEEGKNGAYQVSITAREDVPPFGPALPDPPIFTERSQFREFLLTKLINAEISCYKAERFSRLELRTRSSLLEGLRSELSSRSQCMLGGPTPPTLSLSEGVRSGSEGGGGFIENFKRAIRVRSHSFDTLGVPRKAGGGGAPQKLRTSSGAEKEGESESTYKQLGPNDSLTSGDVKGQGSPQEDE; encoded by the exons atggagagagagagaagaaatgaCAAGTTCTTTTCCAGAAAGAGAAGTTTCACTTTTGGGGCATATGGAGG GGTGGACAGGTTCATTTGTACGAGTGAAACACG CAGACCAGAGTCCATTGAGCACAGCATTCTGGATATTCTTGATTCTCCCACTAATGAGTCCAAATCTCTCCTCTCTACAACCACAAGTCAGAGG gtGACAGAACTTTTCGAAATAATTGAAAAGCTTCAG GGAAGCCGACTAGATGAGCAGCGTTGTGAATTTCCTCCACCGCTGAAG CTTCTGAGGATAAGCGGCAGCCTCCCATTGATTCTGCCCCCAAAATCAGGGGGCTACTGGATAGATCCACCTTTGGAAAAGTTTGTCGAAACCAGCCCCACCTCTTCCATCGCTGGCTGTGGGATAGAGAGCTATGACATCATGGAAAGAGACAGTGAAGCAAAAATTTACAGGGAATTCTTCAGATCCAAa taCCATCACTCATTCACAGCAGTAGACCCTTCTTTGGGATCCCTTGTTCTGTCAGTTTgcttggaggaggaggagaaacgACTCCGAGCCATACTGAG aatgAAAGAGTGTACTCTGCATGgcgttttctctctctctctcttctcacaGTTCCCTTCTGCTGTTGAGCTTGCAAAG ATGCTGTGTGACACCGTGACAGTGTCCACATTTGAATCAGTCAGTTACCTTAAA GCTCCAGAGCTCATCACTGCTTTTGATGAGCACAGAGTGTCACAGAATTTCAAATTCGGTGTTCTATACCAGAAAGAGGGTCAG CTGACAGAGGAAGATATACTTAGTAACAATGAAGAAAGTGAAGAGTTTAAAGATTTTCTGTCGATTCTGGGGGAAACAGTGAAACTACAGGGCTTCACTGg GTTCAGAGGTGGTTTGGATGTGTGCCACggtcagacaggaagtgatgcggtAGTCACGTCattctgtgagagagaaataatGTTTCATGTCGCCACCAAATTACCCTTCACAGAGGGTGATACACAGCAA CTGCAGAGGAAAAGGCACATTGGAAATGACATTGTGGCATTGGTTTACCAGGAAGGTCCTGCCCCATTTATCTCTGACATCATCAGCTCTCACTTCCTGCACTGTTTCATTGTTGTCAGGCGTGTGTCAAGAGGGGGTGGCAATGAGGAGGGTAAAAATGGAGCGTACCAG GTGTCAATCACAGCAAGAGAGGACGTGCCTCCATTTGGCCCTGCCCTCCCAGATCCACCGATATTCACAGAG AGGTCCCAGTTCAGAGAATTTCTTTTGACCAAGCTTATCAATGCAGAGATTTCCTGCTATAAGGCTGAACGATTCAGCAGATTAGAG cttcGTACTCGTTCATCACTCCTGGAGGGATTGAGGTCAGAACTATCATCTCGAtcccagtgcatgctgggagggcCGAcacctcccaccctctctctctctgagggtgTTAGGAGTGGATCAGAAGGAGGTGGTGGATTCATTGAAAACTTTAAG AGGGCAATAAGAGTGCGCAGTCACTCTTTTGACACACTGGGGGTTCCCAGGAAGGCCGGAGGGGGTGGGGCACCACAAAAGCTTAGA ACATCATCTGGAgcagaaaaagaaggagaaag TGAATCAACCTACAAGCAACTGGGACCGAATGACAGCCTCACCTCTGGAGATGTCAAAGGACAAGGCAGTCCACAAGAGGATGAAtag
- the casp2 gene encoding caspase-2 yields the protein MLGDCGMQDREKKALRKHSVSLCKDLVVDELLVQALQADGILTDNMAEGILAEKTSQKKSWLLLSLLPKRGPRAFSSFCAALRETEQQHLCTMLTEYLERDKERCIDSPLPLPTQDTTKNKRLRTHESMEMCLDADSPVTTAVLPCTHDFYLSHFQQAYRMASSPRGLALVISNVTFDPTTLDLDKRVGGEVDEEVLRKVFTELDFTVIVHRNLTAQNMRACLEQFSGRPEHRMMDSCAVCLLSHGVEGAVYGTDGQLLELDWLFQTFDNAHCPQLQNKPKMFFIQACRGEEMDCGIDQSDGSERTQSPGCEERDAGRERETREREEKEREQLRVKLPQRSDMICGFATLKGTAAMRNTKRGSWFIQELNTALRHRARDTHIADILVQVNGRIKQREGYAPGTSYHRCKEMSEFTSSLCKDLFLFPKYYPQN from the exons ATGCTGGGCGACTGTGGGATGCAGGACCGTGAGAAGAAGGCGTTGAGGAAGCACTCGGTGTCGCTGTGTAAAGATCTGGTGGTGGATGAACTCCTAGTTCAAGCGCTACAGGCGGACGGCATTCTCACTGACAACATGGCAGAGGGTATTCTG gctGAGAAGACGTCCCAGAAGAAGAGCTGGCTTCTATTATCTCTCCTGCCAAAACGGGGACCCAGAGCCTTCAGCAGCTTCTGTGCAGCTCTGAGAGAGACGGAGCAGCAGCATCTCTGCACAATGCTCACGGAGTACCttgagagagacaaagag AGGTGTATAGACTCGCCCCTGCCCTTGCCTACCCAGGACACCACGAAAAACAAAAGGCTCAGGACTCACG AGTCGATGGAGATGTGCCTGGATGCAGACAGCCCCGTCACCACTGCGGTTCTCCCCTGTACTCATGACTTCTACCTCTCCCACTTCCAACAG GCATACAGGATGGCCTCTAGTCCCCGGGGTCTGGCCCTGGTGATCAGCAATGTCACCTTTGACCCGACGACTCTTGACCTGGACAAGCGTGTAGGAGGGGAAGTGGACGAGGAGGTGCTGAGGAAAGTCTTTACGGAGCTGGACTTCACAGTGATAGTGCATAGGAACCTCACAGCCCAG aacaTGCGGGCCTGTCTGGAGCAGTTCAGCGGGAGGCCAGAGCATCGGATGATGGatagctgtgctgtgtgtctgttgtctCACGGGGTTGAGGGGGCAGTGTACGGAACAGACGGTCAGCTCCTAGAG CTGGACTGGCTGTTCCAAACCTTTGATAACGCTCATTGCCCTCAGCTGCAGAACAAGCCCAAGATGTTCTTTATCCAGGCCTGCAGGGGAG AGGAGATGGACTGCGGCATCGACCAGTCAGACGGCTCGGAGCGCACGCAGTCCCCCGGCTGCGAGGAGAGGGACGCGGGCCGGGaaagagagaccagagagagggaggagaaggagagagagcagctgagagTGAAGCTCCCCCAGCGCTCCGACATGATCTGCGGGTTCGCCACTCTGAAAG GCACGGCAGCCATGAGGAACACAAAGAGGGGCTCCTGGTTCATCCAGGAGCTGAACACTGCGCTGAGACACAGGGCCAGAGACACTCACATCGCAGACATCCTGGTGCAG GTGAATGGCCGTATTAAGCAGAGGGAGGGCTATGCACCGGGTACCTCCTACCATCGCTGTAAGGAAATGTCAGAATTCACCAGCTCCTTGTGCAAAGATCTCTTTTTATTCCCCAAATACTATCCCCAAAATTGA